One part of the Halopenitus persicus genome encodes these proteins:
- a CDS encoding tRNA(Ile)(2)-agmatinylcytidine synthase, with the protein MTIVGLDDTDSRSHGMCTTYLATRVAERIEATGATVHRRLLVRLNPAVKHKTRGNAALALHTDLEPDRALEIATAAIREWSIGEDPRTSPGVVVADVSPEVEADAPDPTDEANAVPNPLPAAAAIPNPIAEFARGALRRRYDLADAISLIEEHGLRHAGFAAEGCPVEGRGRIGALAAVGAAAAFEEWTHEHIAYREFDRCGTPRSVDHDSVFTAADAGYPTVWDTVDRGTDAAVCVPNAPGPILYGIRGDDPDACRAVAERIDSEPVDRATTFLTNQGTDAHLRTGEIGSLRAGAGYRVDCAVATVPETRRGGHVFLELAAPEAGAETKAGAEADDDRDRLLAAAFAPTERFRDRVRALRPGDRITVCGEVAAGREGDANAPDRTIKLEKFAVRALVRTERVTPTCPDCGRSMSSAGRGQGYRCRDCGTDAPGKETRRIDRDLEPGWYEVPPCARRHVAKPLVRGEFDAPVHPER; encoded by the coding sequence GTGACCATCGTCGGCCTCGACGACACCGACTCCCGGTCCCACGGGATGTGTACGACCTATCTCGCGACCCGCGTCGCCGAGCGGATCGAGGCGACGGGCGCGACGGTACATCGGCGGCTGCTGGTCCGGCTCAATCCCGCCGTGAAACACAAGACTCGCGGCAACGCCGCGCTCGCGCTCCATACCGACCTCGAGCCGGATCGGGCGCTCGAGATCGCTACCGCCGCGATCCGCGAGTGGTCGATCGGCGAGGACCCGCGGACCTCCCCCGGCGTCGTCGTCGCCGACGTCTCGCCGGAGGTCGAGGCGGATGCCCCGGATCCGACCGACGAAGCGAACGCCGTCCCGAATCCGCTCCCTGCAGCGGCCGCCATCCCGAACCCGATCGCCGAGTTCGCCCGCGGCGCGTTGCGGCGACGCTACGACCTGGCGGACGCGATCTCGCTGATCGAGGAGCACGGCCTCCGCCACGCCGGCTTCGCCGCCGAGGGGTGTCCGGTCGAGGGACGGGGGCGGATCGGCGCGCTGGCGGCCGTCGGGGCGGCCGCCGCCTTCGAGGAGTGGACCCACGAACACATCGCCTATCGCGAGTTCGACCGCTGTGGCACCCCGCGGTCGGTCGACCACGACTCGGTGTTCACCGCCGCCGACGCCGGCTATCCGACGGTCTGGGACACCGTCGACCGCGGCACCGACGCGGCCGTCTGCGTCCCGAACGCGCCCGGCCCGATCCTCTACGGGATCCGCGGCGACGACCCCGACGCGTGTCGCGCGGTCGCGGAGCGGATCGACTCGGAACCGGTCGATCGGGCGACGACGTTCCTGACGAACCAGGGAACCGACGCGCATCTCCGAACGGGCGAGATCGGGTCGCTCCGTGCCGGTGCCGGCTACCGCGTGGACTGCGCGGTCGCGACCGTGCCCGAGACGCGACGCGGCGGCCACGTGTTCCTCGAGCTCGCCGCGCCGGAAGCGGGAGCAGAAACGAAAGCGGGAGCGGAAGCGGACGACGACCGCGACCGCCTGCTGGCGGCCGCCTTCGCCCCGACCGAGCGGTTCCGGGACCGCGTTCGCGCCCTCCGACCCGGCGACCGGATCACCGTCTGTGGGGAGGTCGCGGCCGGCCGGGAGGGGGACGCGAACGCGCCCGATCGGACGATCAAGCTCGAGAAGTTCGCGGTTCGAGCGCTCGTCCGGACCGAACGCGTCACGCCGACGTGTCCCGATTGCGGCCGCTCGATGTCCTCGGCGGGCCGCGGGCAGGGCTACCGGTGTCGGGACTGTGGAACCGATGCGCCCGGAAAGGAGACGCGGCGGATCGACCGGGACCTCGAGCCGGGCTGGTACGAGGTGCCGCCGTGTGCCCGTCGCCACGTGGCCAAGCCGTTGGTCCGTGGCGAGTTCGACGCACCGGTCCATCCCGAGCGATGA
- a CDS encoding GNAT family N-acetyltransferase, whose translation MRIARVTSADERDAVFPVLQQLRDHLDREAFAELYEPMAEEGYRLFAGYVDGEPVAVAGVTISTNLYLGRHAYVYDLVVDEDHRSEGHGAEMLEHVHDWAAEEDCAAVELESGLWREDAHRFYLDLGYEKYCYSFKYDLE comes from the coding sequence ATGCGGATAGCGCGCGTCACCTCGGCGGACGAGCGTGACGCGGTCTTCCCCGTCCTGCAACAGCTCCGCGACCACCTCGACCGCGAGGCGTTCGCGGAGCTGTACGAGCCGATGGCGGAGGAGGGCTACCGGCTCTTCGCCGGCTACGTCGACGGGGAGCCGGTGGCTGTCGCCGGCGTCACGATCTCGACGAACCTCTACCTCGGCCGGCACGCGTACGTCTACGACCTCGTCGTCGACGAGGACCACCGGTCCGAGGGCCACGGCGCCGAGATGCTCGAGCACGTTCACGACTGGGCCGCCGAGGAGGACTGTGCGGCCGTCGAGCTCGAGTCCGGCTTGTGGCGGGAGGACGCCCATCGGTTCTACCTCGACCTGGGGTACGAGAAGTACTGCTACTCGTTCAAGTATGACCTCGAGTGA
- a CDS encoding 50S ribosomal protein L15e, producing MARSFYSHIKDAWQSPKEGKLAELQWQRKQEWREQGAIERIERPTRLDKARELGYKAKQGVVVARVSVRKGGSRKQRFTAGRRSKRQGVNRLSRRKSIQRIAEERASRKFRNLRVLNSYWVGEDGSQKWHEVILVDPNHPAIENDDDLNWICEDQHRGRAFRGLTSAGTKGRGQRTRGKGTEHTRPSIGGDRRRGK from the coding sequence ATGGCACGAAGCTTCTACTCGCACATCAAGGACGCCTGGCAGTCCCCCAAGGAGGGGAAACTCGCCGAGCTCCAGTGGCAGCGCAAGCAGGAATGGCGCGAACAGGGCGCGATCGAGCGGATCGAGCGCCCCACCCGCCTCGACAAGGCCCGCGAACTCGGCTACAAGGCCAAGCAGGGCGTCGTCGTCGCCCGCGTGAGCGTCCGCAAGGGCGGCTCGCGCAAGCAGCGCTTCACGGCCGGCCGCCGGTCGAAGCGCCAGGGCGTCAACCGGCTCTCCCGCCGGAAGTCGATCCAGCGGATCGCCGAGGAGCGCGCCTCGCGGAAGTTCCGCAACCTGCGCGTGCTCAACTCCTACTGGGTCGGCGAGGACGGCTCCCAGAAGTGGCACGAGGTGATCCTGGTGGACCCGAACCACCCCGCGATCGAGAACGACGACGACCTGAACTGGATCTGCGAGGACCAGCACCGGGGTCGGGCGTTCCGCGGACTCACCTCCGCCGGCACCAAGGGCCGCGGCCAGCGCACGCGCGGCAAGGGTACCGAGCACACGCGACCGTCGATCGGCGGCGACCGACGTCGCGGCAAGTAA
- a CDS encoding glutathione S-transferase N-terminal domain-containing protein, producing the protein MSNIILYELEGCPYCAKVKEKLADLDLKYESRMVPQSHAEREEVEAVSGQTGVPVLVDEDHDVEGMPESDDIVEYLEETYGAAA; encoded by the coding sequence ATGTCGAACATCATCCTCTACGAACTCGAAGGGTGTCCGTACTGCGCGAAGGTCAAGGAGAAGCTCGCCGACCTCGATCTGAAGTACGAATCGCGGATGGTGCCGCAGTCGCACGCCGAGCGCGAGGAGGTCGAGGCGGTAAGCGGACAGACCGGCGTGCCCGTGCTCGTCGACGAGGACCACGACGTCGAGGGAATGCCGGAAAGCGACGACATCGTCGAGTATCTCGAAGAGACGTACGGCGCGGCGGCCTGA
- a CDS encoding substrate-binding domain-containing protein has translation MGSNTNSGSSERGTDSTTGRDGNDGSRRAFLKTTGAGIAIASVAGCLGNGGGNGNGGGNGNGGGNGNGGGNGNGGGNGNGGGSGDGLKIGFYNPFSGPTSNIGEQKRIGAEMSRDMINEAGGVHGQDIELVFGDSESQPSAGRNEVNRLIQQENVDVIGGGFHSDVALATIEVTAQHDVPQIIDEAVSSAIVDKINEQELWNVFKTTPPSEAYAVGWRKLINQFQEEGTGYFPYEDQTIALIGEDTSYGLTIMDLMEPELEEIGWEIISTDEVSLDATDFTSLLSRIQSNDPDVVWAVQTSSSGAGNLTRQFSEAGFEETHFFHNYGLTIGDALETAGSAADGAFTMLNAGRVDSLLEEQGALAAWNERTDLDMTGSAALSYQNIKVISEYVSSFESLEAFRSASVEEWESTVLEHDPIPGGTGYISYQDNHQAAWGSVDTQPAPGYQVIDQELNLVWPSEIATADIDTSVY, from the coding sequence ATGGGATCAAACACCAATTCGGGATCGAGCGAACGCGGGACCGACTCCACGACGGGACGCGACGGGAACGACGGCAGTCGCCGGGCCTTCCTCAAAACGACCGGCGCCGGGATCGCGATCGCCTCCGTGGCCGGGTGCCTCGGCAACGGCGGCGGCAATGGAAACGGTGGCGGCAACGGCAATGGCGGCGGTAATGGAAACGGTGGCGGCAACGGCAATGGCGGCGGTAATGGAAACGGCGGCGGCAGCGGCGACGGGCTCAAGATCGGGTTCTACAACCCGTTCTCGGGACCTACCTCCAACATCGGCGAACAGAAGCGGATCGGCGCCGAGATGTCACGGGACATGATCAACGAGGCGGGCGGCGTCCACGGTCAGGACATCGAGCTCGTCTTCGGCGACTCGGAGTCGCAGCCCTCCGCGGGGCGCAACGAGGTCAACCGGCTGATCCAACAGGAGAACGTCGACGTGATCGGCGGCGGCTTCCACAGCGACGTCGCGCTCGCGACCATCGAGGTCACCGCCCAACACGACGTCCCGCAGATCATCGACGAGGCGGTGTCCAGCGCGATCGTCGACAAGATCAACGAACAGGAGCTGTGGAACGTCTTCAAGACGACGCCGCCGTCGGAGGCCTACGCGGTGGGGTGGCGCAAGCTGATCAACCAGTTCCAGGAGGAGGGGACGGGCTATTTCCCCTACGAGGACCAGACGATCGCCCTCATCGGCGAGGACACCTCCTACGGCCTGACGATCATGGACCTGATGGAGCCCGAGCTCGAGGAGATCGGCTGGGAGATCATCTCCACGGACGAGGTCAGCCTCGATGCGACCGACTTCACCTCGCTGCTTTCGCGGATCCAGTCCAACGACCCCGACGTCGTCTGGGCGGTCCAGACGTCCTCCTCGGGCGCCGGCAACCTCACGCGACAGTTCTCCGAGGCCGGCTTCGAGGAGACGCACTTCTTCCACAACTACGGGCTCACGATCGGGGACGCGCTCGAGACCGCCGGCAGCGCCGCCGACGGAGCGTTCACGATGTTGAACGCGGGCCGCGTCGACTCGCTGCTGGAGGAACAGGGCGCCCTGGCGGCGTGGAACGAGCGCACCGACCTGGACATGACCGGCAGCGCGGCGCTGTCCTACCAGAACATCAAGGTGATCTCGGAGTACGTGTCGTCCTTCGAGAGCCTCGAGGCCTTCCGGTCGGCAAGCGTCGAGGAGTGGGAGTCGACGGTCCTCGAACACGACCCGATCCCGGGCGGCACCGGCTACATCAGCTACCAGGATAACCACCAGGCCGCCTGGGGCAGCGTCGACACCCAGCCCGCCCCCGGCTACCAGGTCATCGACCAGGAGCTCAACCTCGTGTGGCCCTCCGAGATCGCCACCGCCGACATCGACACCTCGGTCTACTGA
- a CDS encoding amidase encodes MTSSDDAADASRADTTDVCYTSATTLAAEIRRGERSPVAVVDAFLERIDRVNPEINAYVTVCEEFAREAAAAAERAVERGDDLGPLHGVPVAIKDLNHVAGVRTTFGSPAFADHVPEEDDVVVSRLREAGAIILGKTNTPEFGRKTMTDNPVFGASGNPWDPSRTTGGSSGGSAAAVAAGLAPIALGSDAAGSIRIPSSACGVVGLLPDFGRVPAGPVRSDAFQEILPYTFFGPIARTVSDAALMLEAMAGPDASDPYGLPEPEWSYREAADHGIDLSDLRIGYSPTFGDFVVSNAVSSAVESALDELSAAGATVEEIDIHFEGSWEERHDAIEWILQSRYVGLYENLKRDADVDLLATDEPITPEVRSRIRAGLEIDTTTLSTARRRRTAVYDAITTALADVDVLVTPTLGRTAFELDVTEPTVDGESVHRMHGWTLTWPLNLSGHPAASIPAGFDDDGLPIGMQVVGDRLADREVVTAAAAIEDANPWANAYPPTAIGGDR; translated from the coding sequence ATGACCTCGAGTGACGACGCGGCGGACGCCTCGCGCGCCGACACGACGGACGTCTGTTACACGTCGGCGACGACCCTCGCCGCGGAGATCCGACGCGGGGAGCGCTCGCCGGTCGCGGTCGTCGACGCGTTCCTGGAGCGCATCGACCGGGTGAACCCCGAGATCAACGCGTACGTGACCGTCTGCGAGGAGTTTGCCCGGGAGGCCGCCGCGGCGGCCGAACGCGCCGTCGAGCGCGGCGATGACCTCGGCCCGCTGCACGGCGTGCCGGTCGCGATCAAGGATCTCAATCACGTCGCGGGCGTGCGGACCACGTTCGGCTCGCCAGCCTTCGCCGACCACGTCCCCGAGGAGGACGACGTGGTCGTCTCCCGGCTCCGTGAGGCGGGAGCGATAATCCTCGGAAAGACGAACACGCCCGAGTTCGGCCGAAAGACGATGACGGACAACCCCGTCTTCGGCGCCTCGGGGAACCCGTGGGACCCGAGCCGGACGACCGGCGGGTCCTCGGGCGGCAGCGCGGCGGCGGTCGCCGCCGGGTTGGCCCCGATCGCGCTCGGCTCGGACGCGGCCGGGTCGATCCGGATCCCCTCGAGCGCCTGCGGCGTGGTCGGGCTGCTTCCGGACTTCGGGCGCGTGCCCGCGGGCCCGGTTCGATCCGACGCGTTTCAGGAGATCCTCCCGTACACGTTCTTCGGACCGATCGCCCGCACCGTCTCGGACGCGGCGCTGATGCTCGAGGCGATGGCGGGTCCCGACGCGAGCGACCCGTACGGACTTCCCGAGCCGGAGTGGTCCTACCGCGAGGCGGCCGATCACGGGATCGACCTCTCCGACCTCCGGATCGGCTACTCGCCGACCTTCGGCGATTTCGTCGTCTCGAACGCCGTCTCGAGCGCGGTCGAATCCGCCCTCGATGAGCTTTCGGCGGCCGGCGCGACCGTCGAGGAGATCGATATCCACTTCGAGGGAAGTTGGGAGGAGCGCCACGACGCGATCGAGTGGATCCTCCAGTCCCGATACGTCGGCCTGTACGAGAACCTCAAGCGCGACGCCGACGTCGACCTGCTGGCGACCGACGAGCCGATAACGCCCGAGGTCCGGTCGCGGATCCGGGCCGGGCTCGAGATCGATACGACGACGCTTTCGACGGCGCGCCGCCGACGGACGGCGGTATACGATGCGATCACGACGGCGCTTGCGGACGTCGACGTCCTCGTGACGCCGACGCTCGGGCGAACCGCGTTCGAACTCGACGTCACGGAGCCGACCGTCGACGGCGAGTCCGTACACCGGATGCACGGCTGGACGCTCACCTGGCCGTTGAACCTCAGCGGTCACCCCGCCGCTTCGATCCCGGCCGGGTTCGACGACGACGGGCTCCCGATCGGGATGCAGGTGGTCGGCGACCGGCTGGCTGACCGCGAGGTCGTCACGGCGGCAGCGGCGATCGAGGACGCG
- a CDS encoding aspartate aminotransferase family protein, with amino-acid sequence MAGPPIAELHFDDAPSVGDVPGPRSRELLEKQREIDSSAVAYPEDIPVAFEAGKGATVRDPDGNTYIDLFGGIGVLNVGHSNPYVLEAVHEQADKLVHTIDFPTEARLDLIERLNEIAPPGLKDQNRFVFGGPTGSDAIEAAIKLAKYNSGGDGLISFRGAYHGTSSGAMSVTGNKKLKDHYTPLLADVVHAPYPNPLHQEKPPQEAVEHSLEEVKAILEDPYGGLANPAGIIVEPIQGEGGIVAPPEGFLQGLRDLATDNDVPLVFDEIQSGFGRTGEWWASEWYDVTPDAMTTAKALGGVGFPLSGLMYHEDLDTWGSGDHAGTYRGHVVAMRAGVRAIEYIQDHNLLSHARDLGAEIRGRFAEIADSNDAIAEIRGKGLFIGVEFTGENGQPDDETVDAIQTDCFEHGVLVWKAGPHGNVLRLVPPLVLTEELADTAMTIIADAIDRQTA; translated from the coding sequence ATGGCCGGACCACCGATAGCGGAGTTACATTTCGACGACGCACCGTCAGTCGGGGACGTCCCCGGGCCGCGCTCACGCGAGCTGCTCGAGAAACAGCGCGAGATCGATTCCAGCGCGGTCGCGTATCCCGAGGACATTCCCGTCGCCTTCGAGGCGGGGAAGGGCGCCACCGTTCGCGACCCCGACGGCAACACCTACATCGATCTATTCGGCGGCATCGGCGTGTTGAACGTCGGCCATTCGAATCCCTACGTGCTCGAGGCCGTCCACGAGCAGGCCGACAAGCTCGTTCACACCATCGACTTCCCGACCGAGGCTCGCCTCGATCTGATCGAGCGGCTCAACGAGATCGCGCCGCCCGGACTCAAGGACCAGAACCGCTTCGTCTTCGGCGGTCCGACCGGTTCCGACGCCATCGAAGCCGCGATCAAGCTGGCGAAGTACAACTCGGGCGGTGACGGGCTGATCTCGTTCCGGGGGGCCTACCACGGCACGTCCTCGGGGGCGATGAGCGTCACGGGCAATAAAAAGCTCAAGGATCATTACACGCCGCTGTTGGCGGACGTGGTGCACGCGCCGTATCCGAATCCGTTGCACCAGGAGAAGCCGCCCCAGGAGGCGGTCGAGCACTCCCTCGAGGAGGTCAAAGCGATCCTCGAGGACCCCTATGGTGGCCTGGCGAATCCGGCGGGGATCATCGTCGAGCCGATCCAGGGCGAGGGCGGGATCGTCGCGCCGCCGGAGGGCTTTTTACAAGGGCTGCGGGATCTGGCGACGGACAACGACGTGCCGCTGGTGTTCGACGAGATCCAGTCCGGCTTCGGCCGGACGGGCGAGTGGTGGGCGAGCGAGTGGTACGACGTGACGCCGGACGCGATGACGACCGCGAAGGCGCTGGGCGGGGTGGGCTTCCCGCTGTCGGGGCTGATGTATCACGAGGACCTGGACACGTGGGGGTCGGGCGACCACGCGGGCACGTACCGCGGCCACGTGGTGGCGATGCGGGCGGGCGTCCGCGCGATCGAGTACATTCAGGACCATAACCTGTTGTCCCACGCCCGCGATCTGGGCGCGGAGATCCGCGGCCGCTTTGCCGAGATCGCCGACTCGAACGACGCGATCGCGGAGATCCGCGGGAAGGGCCTGTTCATCGGCGTGGAATTCACCGGCGAGAACGGCCAGCCGGACGACGAGACGGTCGACGCGATCCAGACGGACTGTTTCGAACACGGCGTCCTCGTCTGGAAGGCCGGCCCCCACGGGAACGTGTTGCGGCTCGTGCCGCCGCTGGTACTCACCGAGGAACTGGCCGACACGGCGATGACGATCATCGCCGACGCCATCGACCGACAGACGGCCTAA
- the ubaA gene encoding SAMP-activating enzyme E1 has protein sequence MSLSLDATQLDRYSRHIILDEVGPEGQSRLLEGDALVVGAGGLGAPVIQYLAAAGVGTIGIVDDDVVERSNLQRQVIHADADVGEPKVESARRYVEALNPDVDVETHEIRLDAANARELVAGRDVIVDCSDNFRTRYLVNDAARLESVPVAHGAIYKFEGQATTLLPEGPCYRCLFPEAPEPGTVPDCASTGVLGVLPGTVGCIQATEAVKVLLDSGEPLAGRMLFYDAMEMTFETVEYARNPGCPVCGDEAIETMEGIDYSGGCAIEAD, from the coding sequence ATGAGCCTCTCGCTGGACGCGACACAGCTGGACCGCTACTCCAGACACATCATTCTGGACGAGGTCGGCCCCGAGGGTCAGAGCCGGCTGCTCGAGGGCGACGCGCTCGTGGTCGGCGCGGGCGGACTCGGCGCGCCGGTCATCCAGTATCTCGCCGCCGCGGGCGTGGGGACGATCGGGATCGTCGACGACGACGTGGTCGAGCGGTCGAACCTCCAGCGGCAGGTCATCCACGCCGACGCCGACGTCGGCGAGCCGAAGGTCGAGTCGGCCCGCCGGTACGTCGAGGCGCTCAACCCCGACGTCGACGTCGAGACCCACGAGATCCGTCTCGACGCGGCCAACGCGCGCGAACTGGTGGCGGGTCGCGACGTGATCGTCGACTGCTCGGACAACTTCCGAACCCGATACCTCGTCAACGACGCCGCCCGGCTGGAGTCGGTCCCGGTCGCCCACGGCGCGATCTACAAGTTCGAGGGCCAGGCCACGACGCTGCTGCCCGAGGGTCCGTGTTATCGGTGTCTGTTCCCGGAGGCACCGGAGCCGGGAACCGTCCCCGACTGCGCCTCCACGGGCGTTCTCGGCGTCCTTCCCGGAACGGTCGGCTGCATCCAGGCGACCGAGGCGGTCAAGGTCCTGCTCGACTCGGGCGAGCCGCTGGCGGGACGAATGCTGTTCTACGACGCGATGGAGATGACCTTCGAGACGGTCGAGTACGCGCGAAATCCCGGCTGCCCGGTCTGTGGGGATGAGGCGATCGAGACGATGGAGGGCATCGACTACTCGGGCGGCTGCGCGATCGAGGCGGACTAG
- a CDS encoding succinylglutamate desuccinylase/aspartoacylase family protein, protein MLTLGTASAAPGEAATGRLEVGEARDGSPVRLPVAVINGADDGKTLYLQAVSDGDELNGLGVVNRVVPRIDPTALSGAVLVVGIVNYYGFQAAEHRNPIDDTKTNRAYPGSANGTTSERIAHATFDAATRADLILDLHQGSTSRMIDEVRVRCGPRHRLHGDCLRLAKVFGCGYVLDQKGPDGQLARIAPNKGIPTVDPELGGCVGWDEESIRKGVEGVFNVLGYYGFLDREVSVVKQTRARGFEQYRSPSGGLVHFERELGERVSVGDVLFEVTGVFGDQRARVTADSDGIFWRSRRLPQVAAGEYVCSVGTNLATY, encoded by the coding sequence ATGCTCACGCTCGGAACGGCGAGCGCGGCCCCGGGTGAGGCGGCGACGGGGCGGCTCGAGGTCGGCGAGGCGCGCGACGGCTCGCCCGTCCGACTGCCGGTGGCGGTCATCAACGGTGCCGACGACGGGAAGACGCTCTACCTGCAGGCCGTCAGCGACGGGGACGAGCTCAACGGGCTCGGCGTCGTCAACCGCGTCGTCCCCCGGATCGACCCCACGGCCCTGTCCGGGGCCGTTCTCGTCGTGGGGATCGTCAACTACTACGGCTTCCAGGCCGCCGAACACCGGAACCCGATCGACGACACGAAGACGAACCGGGCGTACCCCGGCAGCGCGAACGGGACGACCTCCGAACGGATCGCCCACGCCACCTTCGACGCGGCGACGCGCGCCGACCTGATCCTCGACCTTCATCAGGGGTCGACGAGCCGAATGATCGACGAGGTCCGCGTCCGGTGTGGCCCCAGACATCGCCTGCACGGCGACTGCCTCCGGCTCGCGAAGGTCTTCGGCTGCGGCTACGTCCTCGACCAGAAGGGCCCGGACGGACAGCTCGCCCGGATCGCCCCCAACAAGGGAATCCCGACGGTCGATCCCGAGCTCGGCGGCTGCGTCGGCTGGGACGAGGAGTCGATCCGGAAGGGCGTCGAGGGCGTCTTCAACGTCCTCGGCTACTACGGCTTCCTCGACCGGGAGGTGTCCGTCGTCAAGCAGACGCGCGCTCGCGGCTTCGAGCAGTACCGCTCGCCGTCCGGGGGGCTTGTTCACTTCGAGCGCGAGCTCGGCGAGCGCGTCTCGGTCGGGGACGTCCTCTTCGAGGTGACCGGGGTCTTCGGCGACCAGCGCGCCCGCGTGACCGCCGACAGCGACGGGATCTTCTGGCGGTCGCGCCGGCTCCCGCAGGTCGCGGCCGGCGAGTACGTCTGCTCGGTCGGAACGAACCTCGCGACGTACTGA
- a CDS encoding transcriptional regulator, protein MSRAALIGNLTAMLEDASFLVSDRCAVRPKSFDLAARRGEDLLLLKILGNIDALDAETGAEMRRLGEYLDATPMVIGMRTRDEDLKPGVVYFRHGVPVLNPDTAYDLFVEEVPPLIYAAPGGLYVSLDGDLLADEREERGWSLGRLATELGVSRRTVSKYEDGMNASVEVAIQLEELFDQPFSSPVEVLEGAEDVREADPTPSPPDADPDDEHVLHVLTAAGFTVHPTSRAPFKAVSESEDDRPEMRVLTGHSPFTEAAEKRARIMSSIGTVAQTRSVYFTENRRKRERVDGTGLVSCEELAEMNDPDAIRELIEERAEKPAEA, encoded by the coding sequence ATGTCACGGGCAGCCTTGATCGGCAACCTCACGGCGATGCTGGAGGACGCCTCGTTCCTCGTCAGCGATCGCTGTGCGGTCCGCCCGAAGAGCTTCGACCTCGCGGCCCGGCGCGGCGAGGACCTACTGCTCTTGAAGATCCTGGGGAACATCGACGCGCTCGACGCGGAGACGGGCGCGGAGATGCGCCGGCTCGGGGAGTACCTCGACGCCACCCCGATGGTGATCGGGATGCGGACGCGCGACGAGGACCTCAAGCCCGGCGTCGTCTACTTCCGCCACGGCGTTCCGGTGCTCAACCCCGACACGGCCTACGACCTCTTCGTCGAGGAGGTCCCTCCGCTCATCTACGCGGCCCCGGGCGGCCTCTACGTCAGCCTCGACGGCGACCTGCTGGCTGACGAGCGCGAGGAGCGCGGCTGGTCGCTCGGACGGCTCGCCACGGAGCTGGGCGTCTCCCGCCGGACCGTTTCGAAGTACGAGGACGGGATGAACGCCTCCGTCGAGGTCGCGATCCAGCTCGAGGAGCTGTTCGACCAACCGTTCTCGAGTCCCGTCGAGGTGCTGGAGGGCGCCGAGGACGTTCGCGAGGCCGACCCGACGCCGTCCCCGCCGGACGCCGACCCCGACGACGAGCACGTCCTCCACGTGCTCACCGCGGCCGGGTTCACCGTTCATCCGACCTCGCGGGCGCCGTTCAAGGCGGTCTCGGAGTCCGAGGACGACCGCCCGGAGATGCGCGTGCTCACCGGCCACTCGCCGTTCACCGAGGCGGCCGAGAAGCGCGCCCGCATCATGTCCTCGATCGGGACGGTCGCACAAACGCGGTCCGTCTACTTCACCGAGAACCGCCGAAAGCGCGAGCGGGTCGACGGCACCGGGCTCGTCTCCTGTGAGGAGCTCGCGGAGATGAACGACCCCGACGCGATCCGCGAGCTGATCGAGGAGCGCGCCGAGAAGCCGGCCGAGGCCTGA